A single genomic interval of Aegicerativicinus sediminis harbors:
- the uxaC gene encoding glucuronate isomerase, with the protein MNNFINDNFLLQNHFAEELYHTYAAPQPIIDYHNHLPPNEIANNRTFDTISQVWLAGDHYKWRAMRALGVDENFITGSASDKEKFLAWGKTVPYTLRNPLYHWTHLELKRYFDVDELLNDKSAPAIYEEINSQLSKPKYSVHGLLNQMNVETLCTTEDPTDSLQYHREIKASEFNIKVGTAFRPDKAILIDSETYNQYIDHLAEVSNINISSFEDLKSALLNRLDFFHENGCRLCDHGLNYISFTEYSDIEIETIFDKKRSGKSLTEIEAEKFKTAILLFLCEQYHLRGWVQQFHLGALRNNNKRMLSKLGPDTGWDSIGDYKQAENMSKFFNTLDGKDHLAKTIIYNLNPADNEIFATMIGNFNDGSVKGKVQFGSGWWFLDQKDGIIKQINALSNMGLLSCFIGMLTDSRSFLSFPRHEYFRRVLCNLLGEEMKSGELPNDMDLVGNMVADISYRNAKEYFNFK; encoded by the coding sequence ATGAACAACTTCATAAACGATAATTTTTTACTGCAAAATCATTTTGCAGAGGAACTTTACCACACTTATGCAGCTCCTCAACCTATAATCGATTATCATAACCATTTACCTCCAAATGAAATTGCAAATAACAGAACATTTGATACAATTTCCCAAGTGTGGCTAGCAGGCGACCATTATAAATGGAGGGCAATGCGGGCTCTTGGGGTAGATGAAAATTTTATTACGGGTTCAGCTTCCGATAAAGAAAAATTTCTCGCTTGGGGAAAAACGGTTCCTTACACCTTAAGAAATCCTTTATACCATTGGACGCATTTGGAGCTGAAGCGCTATTTCGATGTTGATGAATTGTTGAACGATAAAAGTGCCCCAGCTATTTATGAGGAAATAAATTCCCAATTATCCAAGCCAAAGTATTCAGTCCATGGGTTGTTAAATCAAATGAATGTCGAGACTTTATGTACAACTGAAGATCCAACTGATTCACTGCAATACCATAGAGAGATTAAGGCTAGCGAATTTAATATAAAGGTGGGTACGGCATTTAGACCGGATAAGGCGATTTTAATTGATTCTGAAACTTATAATCAGTATATCGATCACTTAGCCGAAGTATCAAATATAAATATATCCTCTTTCGAGGACCTAAAGTCTGCACTTTTAAATCGCTTGGATTTTTTCCATGAAAATGGCTGTAGATTATGTGACCATGGATTGAATTATATTTCGTTTACGGAATATAGTGATATTGAAATTGAAACAATTTTTGATAAGAAAAGGTCTGGAAAAAGTCTCACTGAAATTGAGGCTGAAAAATTTAAAACGGCAATTTTATTGTTTCTGTGCGAACAGTACCATCTGAGAGGTTGGGTGCAACAATTTCACTTGGGAGCCTTGCGTAACAATAATAAGCGAATGCTATCCAAATTGGGACCTGATACTGGATGGGACTCAATTGGTGATTACAAGCAGGCCGAAAACATGTCCAAATTTTTTAACACCCTAGATGGAAAAGACCATTTAGCTAAAACTATAATTTATAATTTGAATCCTGCAGATAATGAAATATTTGCTACCATGATTGGTAATTTTAATGATGGGAGTGTAAAAGGAAAGGTTCAATTTGGATCAGGCTGGTGGTTTCTCGATCAAAAAGATGGTATAATTAAGCAAATAAATGCCTTATCTAATATGGGTCTGTTGAGCTGCTTCATTGGTATGCTGACAGATTCCCGTAGTTTCTTATCCTTCCCAAGGCATGAATATTTTAGGAGGGTTCTTTGTAACTTATTAGGCGAGGAAATGAAAAGCGGTGAATTGCCAAATGATATGGATTTAGTGGGCAACATGGTTGCTGATATATCCTATAGAAATGCAAAAGAATATTTTAATTTTAAATAA